Proteins from a single region of Mycoplasma leachii PG50:
- the map gene encoding type I methionyl aminopeptidase, with amino-acid sequence MITIKNQEQIQKMKIAGQVLAKGLNLLKSMIKPGVNCLDLDKAFEEFIKQNGCESNFKNYQGFPKTICISINDQLIHGIPRDRVLLDGDVVSIDAGCMYQKWHADSAFTMVCGIAKNKKNDILIRVTEQALELAIAELKPGIRVGTIGSIIQNYVESFNFSVPRDYTGHGIGLALHEDPYIPNYGIPNTGIRLQEGMVICIEPMVQIGTYKTKIADDKWTVYSADHSTTAHFEHTILITKDGCEVLTKTER; translated from the coding sequence ATGATAACAATTAAAAATCAAGAACAAATTCAAAAGATGAAAATAGCAGGCCAAGTTTTAGCAAAAGGTTTAAATTTGTTAAAATCAATGATTAAGCCTGGTGTTAATTGTTTAGATCTAGATAAAGCTTTTGAAGAATTTATTAAACAAAACGGATGTGAATCTAATTTTAAAAATTATCAAGGATTTCCAAAAACTATTTGCATTTCAATTAATGATCAACTGATTCATGGTATTCCAAGAGATCGAGTATTACTTGATGGAGATGTTGTAAGTATTGATGCTGGTTGCATGTATCAAAAATGACATGCAGATAGTGCTTTTACTATGGTTTGTGGAATTGCAAAAAATAAAAAAAATGATATACTTATAAGGGTCACTGAACAGGCACTAGAATTAGCAATAGCTGAATTAAAACCAGGAATAAGAGTTGGAACAATTGGTTCGATTATTCAAAATTATGTTGAATCGTTTAATTTTAGTGTTCCTAGAGATTATACTGGTCATGGAATTGGTTTAGCTTTGCATGAAGATCCTTATATTCCAAATTATGGAATACCAAATACAGGAATTAGATTGCAAGAAGGTATGGTTATTTGTATTGAACCAATGGTTCAAATAGGTACTTATAAAACTAAAATTGCAGATGATAAATGAACAGTGTATTCAGCTGATCATAGTACAACAGCTCATTTTGAACATACAATTTTAATTACAAAAGATGGTTGTGAAGTACTAACTAAAACAGAAAGATAG
- a CDS encoding adenylate kinase encodes MNIMLLGAPGCGKGTQAEQLVNKLNFIQVSTGDLMRKEISLNTTLGLKCQEYMNAGKYVPDQIVNQIVNQFLQYNNDKLIFDGYPRTLEQAKSLEKMLDLYNKKIDYVFYIDVNEQILIKRITNRLVCPLCKASFNLETRKPKQEGLCDFDNTKLVKRSDDSLDKVKIRLQTYKEQTLPLIDYFKTNSKFIEIKADNLSAEQVFNQIKGELKI; translated from the coding sequence ATGAACATTATGTTATTAGGAGCACCTGGTTGTGGGAAAGGAACACAAGCAGAACAATTAGTCAATAAATTAAATTTTATTCAAGTGTCAACTGGTGATTTAATGAGAAAAGAGATTTCATTAAACACTACATTGGGTTTAAAGTGTCAAGAATATATGAATGCTGGTAAATATGTTCCAGATCAAATTGTTAATCAAATTGTTAATCAATTTTTACAATATAATAATGACAAGTTGATATTTGATGGATATCCAAGAACTTTAGAACAAGCTAAATCATTAGAAAAAATGTTAGATTTATATAATAAAAAAATTGATTATGTATTTTATATAGATGTAAATGAACAAATTTTAATTAAAAGAATTACAAATAGATTAGTTTGCCCATTATGTAAGGCTAGTTTTAATTTAGAAACTAGAAAACCAAAACAAGAAGGTCTTTGTGATTTTGATAATACTAAATTAGTTAAAAGAAGTGATGATAGTTTAGATAAAGTTAAAATAAGACTACAAACTTATAAAGAACAAACTTTACCTTTAATTGATTATTTTAAAACTAATTCTAAATTTATTGAAATTAAAGCAGATAATTTATCAGCAGAACAAGTTTTTAATCAAATTAAAGGAGAATTAAAAATTTAA